GATGTCCACCGAAAAGGCGCTTCTGGGCGCAACGTAACCGCTCCCAGGCGCAAAAGCCCCTCGGCCACTTGGGCTGCGGTCTCTTGGCGCAAGAGAAACATTGCGATGTGCCCTTAAGGTACCTTTAAAGGTAATACGCCCCGCCTGAGCAGGGCTAGCAGTTTGGGTTTCATAGAAAATTCACCATCGCCCTTTGACACCTCCGGAAGCGGGGGCATCTATAGGAGACGAACGACGAGGAGTGCTTCTATATAGCTCATGCTGAGAAGCCTCTGGGGATTAGGCTCTTCGCCGGTACGACCGGCGGGCCTTGGTTGCCTCTGTGCCGCACGCCGGTTATGGGCGAGCCCGTGCGTGTGCCTGTGGCCGTTTGGGGCTTTATGGCCTTTCGAAGGGAAGGCCTGAGGCAGCCGGAACGGTTTCTGAAGGGGTTTGAGGAGATGGCCCCCCCACCTCCAGGCAGTTTCCTCGGGTTCATGGGCGCTCCTGGAAGGGTTACTTTTCGGCAGGCCGAGGAGTTAGGCGATGTGCGCATTATCGCCCGTAGTTTGATCTTGCGGATGCTTGGACTTTTGAGAGAAAATAAGGGCCTACGAGGAAGGGCGCATCTGGTGCCGCTTTTATAAAGTTGCAGCCAAGGAGGCGGAAATATGGCGTATACAATCCGGCAAGAGGTCGATGCACGGGGCATGGCTTGTCCAGGGCCGCTTATGGAGCTCGTCCGGATGGCCAAGAAAGCTCAACCCGGGGATGTGATCGCTGTTATCTCCTCCGATCCTGGCTCGAGTAAGGACATTCCCGCCTGGGCTGAGAAAGTTGGGCACCGGCTTCTAGAGGTTATCGAGCTTGACGGGCGCGCCCGCAAGTTTGTGATCGAGGTTCAGGGTAGGAGGACCTCATGAGCCCCTGTCGGATTCTGATCGTGGGCGGCGGCGTAGGGGGTACACTCGTAGCCAACCTACTGGCCCGCCGACTAAAGCCTGAGGAAGCCCAGGTAACCCTGCTTAGCCAGGATGCAGAGCACCACTATCAGCCTGGCTGGTTGTATGTGGCGGTGGACGACATGGAGGAGACCGATCTGCGGCGTCCCGAAAAAGCGCTTCTGGAGCAGGAGGTTTTTTTCATTCACGACGCGGCTGAGCGTTTTGACCTAGAGCGCCGGCGTGTGTGGACGCGCTCAGGCGAGGTCCTTCCCTATGATTGGCTTGTGATCGCCACGGGCTCGCAGCTGGATCTTGAGCGCATCCCTGGGCTGCAAGAGGGCGCGCATCATTTTTATTCCCTTGTGGGGGCTCGCAATCTACAGTACGCTCTGCGGGCCTTCCGTGGGGGACGCGTGGTCATTGGTATCGGTGGTATGCCCTTTAAATGCCCCGTAGCGCCGTTGGAATTTACTTTTCTGCTGGATGTCTACCTGCGCCGACGCGGGCTGCGTGGGCAAACGGAACTCGTCTACACTTTCCCCATTGGTCGCTGCTTTCCTATTGAATCTGTGGCTGAGCTGGCCCAACGGCACTTAGATGAGCGCGGGATTCGAACAGAGCTTTTCTTTGATATCGAGGGCATTGACCCAGAACGCCGCGTGATCTTCGGTATGAGCGGGGATTTGGCGTATGATCTTGCCGTGATCATCCCGCCCCATCGAGGGGCGGAGGCGGTGCTCCGAAGCGGCATTGGAGACGACGAGGGCTGGATCCCCACAGACCGGTATACCCTTCAACTCGAGGGTGTCGAAGGAGTCTGGGTGATCGGCGACGCTACGAACATCCCGATCTCCAAAGCCGGTTCTACGGCCCATTATCAGGCCCGTGTTGTAGCCGATCGGATTGTAGCGCAGATTCGGGGCCAGGAGCCGACGGCCCGCTATGACGGCCATGTGCAGTGTTTCCTAGAGCTCGGAGATGGCAAGGCGACGCTACTGGATTTCGACTATGAGCATCCGCCGGAGCCGCCTCGGCCCACCCGATTCTACCATCTGGCCAAGAAGCTTTTTAACCGGGCCTACTGGTACTTGATTCCCACCGGGCGTGTATAGGGCTTAGCTATCTGCTGGTTGGGCAAGAGGACCTGCGGAATCGTTTCCGAAGCGGGCGGCTACGTAGCGCTCTAGCAGGGCGATGAACTCCTCGGCGATGCGATCGCCTTTGAGCGTGGCGTAGTGTCGGCCTTCTATGTAGACGGGGGCTCGGGGCGATTCCCCCGTTCCGGGCAGGCTGATGCCGATGTCGGCGTGCTTGGACTCGCCCGGGCCGTTGACGACGCAACCCATCACGGCCACCTTGAGGCGCTCCACGCCCGGGTAGCGCGTACGCCATTCGGGCATGCGGGCGGCCAGGTGCTCCGATACGCGCTGGGCCAGCTCCTGGAAAAACGTAGAACTGGTGCGTCCGCAGCCGGGGCAGGCCGAAACCGACGGGGCCAGCTGCCGCAGCCCAAGCGCCTGCAGGATCTCCCGGGCCACTTCGACCTCCCGCGTGCGGGGCTCTCCGGGGGCCGGCGTTAGCGAGATGCGGATCGTATCGCCGATGCCCTCAAGCAAAAGCGGCACCAGCGCGGCCACGGAGGCCACCACGCCCTTTATCCCCATGCCCGCCTCCGTTAGGCCCAGATGCAGCGGGGCCCGGGTGCGCCGGGCCAGCTCCCGATACACCCACCACAGGTCGGCTGGGGAGGAGACCTTGGCCGATAGGATAATCCGGTCCTCGCCCAGCCCATAGTCCAGGGCCTGCTCGTAGCTGCGTACGGCGGATTCCACGATGGCCTCTAGCAATACCTCGTGGGCCGAGCGCGGCTCGGGCCGGCGCGCGTTGGCGTCCATGAGCTCGGTCAGCAGGTATTCATCAAGCGATCCCCAGTTGACCCCAATGCGTACGGGTTTGCCGAACTCTTGAGCCACCTCGAGCATCGTCCGAAAGTTCGCATCCTGTTGGGCCCCTTTGCCGACCGTTCCGGGGTTGATCCGGTACTTGTCCAGCGCCTGAGCCATGGCTGGGTAGCGGCGCAAAAGCAGGTGGCCGTTGAAGTGGAAATCCCCTACAAGCGGCACGGACACCCCCATCTCGTCGAGCCGCTTGCGGATTTCCGGAACGGCCTCCGCGGCGCGTTCGGTGTTGACCGTGATGCGTACGACTTCGCTTCCGGCCCGATAGAGCTCGGCCACCTGCCAGGCCGTGGCCTGCGCATCTTCTGTGGGCGTGTTGGTCATGGATTGGATAACCACGGGGTGGGAGCCTCCGATGGGGACCTGGCCCACCCACACGGTGGGAGTCTGTCGACGCGGCATGCAACTTATCCTTTCCGATTGGGGCCGCCTTTAGAACGTACGACCTGGCCGTCGGGATTCCGGCTTACGCCGGTTGGGTTTGGCGCCAGGCGCGCAGCCGCCGGAAGGGCCACCAGTGCCCTACGTCGACGTGCACGACCTCAAAGGTGGCCCGATACGTGAGCCAAAGGCCCAGGGCGCCGAACAAGATGTTGCCTCCCCACATCCCGAGCCAGGGCGCGATCTGGCCGCGGTCGGCCATTTTTTCGCCCTGAATGAGCAAAACCCAGTAAAGCAGAAAGCAAAGCGTGCTGATCGTGGCCGCCGTGCCGATGCCGCCCTTGCGCACGGTGGCCCCAAGCGGCGCCCCTAGCAGTACAAACAGCACGCAGGCTGTGGCCACGGCCAACTTCTTGTGTACCTCGACGGCGTACTGGGCGATCCGGTTCTGGCGCCAGGCGCGCAGACTGGCCGCGTTGTCGGCCTGATTGCGCAGCATGCGGGCCCGCGCGGCTGCCCGCTGGGTCCAGATCAGGGCCGAATCGGCCGGCGCCTCCGCAAGGGCCCGAAGGGGGGCGGGAGTGCCAGGCGAGCCGGCATGCAACCGGGCCAGCAGGCGACGATACAAGAGGCTGTCCCCGGGCGCAGGGGGGCTTGTCAGTTCATCCCAGGCGCGCAGCAGGCTGTCGCGTCGAAACAGGCGGCTTTCGGCCCGCAATCGGTCTTGATCGTGTGCGATCTCCTTGCGCAGCGTGTCGATGGCCGCTCGTAGCTCTCTGAGCCGCATCGTGCGATCCGTACCCCGCTGGGAACGTGCATCGGAGCGCACAAACCGATACTCGGACAGATCGAAGTGGAGCACCAGACGCGCAAAGCGGATCCGTTCGTACTGGTGGTCCGTGCCCGAAGGTAGCCCGACTTGCCGATCGATCGCTCCGCGCTCTAGTTCCAGGCGCAGTGTGCGGCCGTCGGGGCGCATCCCCAGCCGCCCCTCCTGGGCCGTGATGATGGTCAGGCGGTTGAAGCCCTGCGAATAGTCGTAGATGAGAAGCCCGTAAAGGCGTCCATCTGCCCCCATGCGGTTTACATAGAGGCTATAGCCCTCCAGGCCCGTATAGAAGGTTCCGGGCCGCAAGGCGAAGGCGGGTTTGGTTTGACGGATGTCGATCCAGAGCGCCCGGGCGCGCGCGTTGGCCCGAGGCAGGATCTCGCTGGCGAAAAAAGCCAAAAAGGCCGCTAGCATGAGGCCCGCTATGAGCGCCGGCCGCATAAGCCGCAGCAGGGGGATGCCCGCTGCGCGGGCGGCGCTCAGTTCGTTGAACTCCGCTAGATCCCCATAGGCTACGAGCGTGGCCACGAGCACGGCCATCGGAACGGCCAGCACGACCATGTAGGCCAAGTTGTAAGCCAGCAGCTCCAGAATCGTCCCCAGCCCGAGGTCCTTGCCCACGAGCTCCGGCAGGTATCGGGCCAGAAACTGCAGCACGAGCAAAAACAGCAGCAGGCTGAAGGCGAACAGAAACGGCCCCAGGTGCGCGCGCAACAGCATCCGCTCTAGGTGCGTCATCCGGAGCACGGCTGGCGTCCTTGCGTGGGGTCGGAAAAGTCCTGTACCTTTTGGCCGCAAGATATCCCGCCTCCAAACGGTTGGGCAACAAAGTCGGGAAAGAGGCCATCTCCTCAGCGACCCTTGCTACCGCGGCCTAAGCCGGTTCGGCTTCTTTCATAACCAAACGACTTGCCCCGTGACATGCCGGAGCACAGCAGCAAGCGGGCGCCGATGGGCCGGCTCCTGGGGTTGGTCTTGATCGCGGGCTGTTCCCTTTGGGCGTTGGGCGCGCCTCGAATCCCGCTCAGGGCCCATTCGACCTCGGGAGAGGCGGATACGCTTTCGCCTGTCCGCAGCTTTGGAGCCGATACGGGCCGCGCCCAAGAGCCCCTGCTTCGGTATCGGATGCGCCCGTACTGGGTAAGCCCTCTTTTCCCCGTTCGCGTCGAACCCCTGGCCGCCCTGCCTGCGCCGCGTTCCGTGTGGCGCCATGAGCTGTCGCCGGATTCTCTGTACAGCCGTTTTACGGCGCGCGAGACTGTATCGGGCCTGACCGTGCGGGTACCCCTTACGGTGGACTACCTCACGTATTGGCGGGAGCGCAGGCGCTATGAGATCGCGCAAACCTGGCGCGAGCTGCTCCGGACGCAGACTCAGGAGCGGGCCTCGCAGCGGGGTCTGTTGGATCTGCGCATCGCGGTACCCGGGGGCCGCTCCGCGGCCTTTAGCACCCTCTTCGGGGCCCCCACCGTCTCACTGCGTGTCAACGGGCAGGCCGACGTGGATCTGGGCCTGTCGATTCAGAGCAACCGCGATCCGAACCTGCCCCCCCAGCAGCAGTATCGCATCGATCCCCTCTTTGGGCAGAACATCCGGCTCGGCATCTCGGGCGGGATCGGGGATAAGCTCACCGTCTCCACCGACTGGGACACGCAGCGTATCCTGGACTTTGAAAACCGGTTGAAGCTGCAGTATACGGGCTACGAGGACGAGATCATCCGGCGCATCGAGGCCGGCAACGTATCGCTGCAGACGCCCTCCCAGCTCATCGGCGGCGGGCAGGCGCTTTTCGGGATCCGCTCCGATTTTCAGTTGGGCCCCATGCGCCTATCCTCGGTCTTCAGCCAACAGGAGGGCGAGCGCACCCGCATCGTGCTCGACGGGGGGGCGGAGACGAACACCTTCGAACTAAAGGCCACGGATTACGAGGACGATACGCACTTCTTGCTGGGCTTTTACTTTCGTCAGCGCTGGGGTGTCGGACCTGGACAGGCCTTCAGCCGACCCCCCTCGATCGTGGCCGAGGTGCAAATCACGGACCTCGAAGTTTGGATACTGCGCCAAACCCAACAACGGCTCCAGGAAAACGAGCGCGACGCCGTGGCCCTGCTTGAGCTCGGCGAAGCGGGTTCGGATCGCCCCCCCAATCCGGCCGCGGACCGGTTTTCGGACGTCGACTTGGATCGGCTGCGCACGGCGGACAACGTAACGGACATCCTGGAGCGCCAACTTGGCCTCAATCCGCGCACCTACGTGCAGGGCACGTTTTTGCGCCTGGACCCCGGGCGTGACTACACTTTTGATCCCAACCTGGGCTATCTGACGTTGCGCACCAGCTTGTCCGGCTTTCAAGCCCTGGCTGTGGCTTACCGGTACGTGGACGCCGCCGGCAGGGCCGTCGAGGTTGGAGACTTCGCCCGCGGCGGGGGGTCGAGCGGAACCCAGACGAACCGACTCGTGCTTAAGCTCATTCGGCCCACGAACCCCGTGCCCAGCGATCCCTCCTGGGATCTGGTGCTGCGCAACATCTACCGGCTGCCCAGCCGCAACTTCCGACGCGAGGAGCTGCAACTGGATATCGTATACCGAAAACCCGGCACCCCGGAGCAGCGCACGCTGCCCGGCGTGGCGATCCGCGGTCGGGACGGACGGTCTGTTTCCCTGTTGCAGCTGACGGCTCTAGACCGGCTCAACGACAACCTGGCCCCTCAGCCCGATGACCGCTTTGATTTTCTGCCCGGTTATACGATCGACGAGCGCGAAGGCCGGCTCCTGTTTCCGGTCCTGGAGCCCTTCGGGGAGGCGATCCGAAACGCCATCAGAAGCACGGCCGCGGATCGGGAGCTGGAGAACACGCTGGTCTTTGACGCCTTGTACCGGGAGACCAAGGTCGAGGCCCGACGCGATCCGCGCGACCTCTACGTGATTAAGGGCGAATCCCGGGGGTCGGTGCGCCAGCAGTACAACCTGGGTGCCGGCCTGGGCGGGGTTGTCGAGGGAAGCATCCGCGTCCTAAGCGGCGGCGTCGTCGTGCCTCCCTCCGCCTACACGGTCGACTACATAACGGGCACGATCACTTTTACGGATCCCACTTACCTGCAACCCGGCCGTCAGATCATAGTAGAGTTTGAACAGCAGAGGGCCTTTCAGCTGCAGCGCAAAACCCTACTGGGCCTGCGGGCCGACTATGAGCCCGCAGAGCAATTTAGATTAGGCGGTACGCTAATCCGGCTGGGCGAGCAGCCCATCGCCGACAAAAACCGCATCGGCGAGGAGCCAGTCCGAAACCTCATCTGGGGGTTGGACGGCAGCTACACGGCCGAACCCTCCTGGCTCACGCGTCTGGTGGACGCGCTGCCCCTCGTGCAGACCCGCGCACCTTCGCGGATCCAGCTGCGCGGTGAGTTTGCCCAGCTCATACCGGGCTTTGCCAGCACCCCTTTAGTGCGCCAGACGCAGGATCGCCTGCGGCGCCAAGGCTATGCGGTGCCTAGGGATGAGCGCCAAGGGATCTCCTACATTGACGACTTCGAGGGCGTTCGCAGCGCCGTATCCTTTCTCAACCCCGGCATGTGGCGTCTGGCCAGCGTTCCGGATTCGATCGGCCGCGTGCGGGGCAGCACAGCTCTGGATGATTCGCTTAAGAGCAACTGGCGCGCCTGGCTTTCTTGGTATGCGATCCCCCTTCAGCTTTACGGACAGGACAAGGCCGCGCTGGGGCCCGAGACCTGGCCCCTGCAGCAGCGTCAGCTTTTTCCGGAGCGGCAGGTTCAGCGCGGACAGGACTACTTGCAGCCCCTGGATCTCTGGTATCTGCCCCAGGAGCGCGGGCCTTACAACTACACGCGCGATCTGCTGGCCTTCAAGGCCAACCCCCGTTCCGCTTGGGCCGGGATCATGACGCGCATCCCGGATGGTTACAACAACTTCGAAATCAACAACATCGAGTTTCTGGAGTTCTGGTTCGCCCCCGTCCTGAGGCCCGGAGACAAGGGCCGGCTCTACATCGAGATCGGCTACATCAGCGAGGACGTGATCCCCAACGGACAGCTTAACACCGAAGATGGGCTGGACTCGACGGCAAGCTCTTTTGTGCGCGACCGCTGGGGCAAGATCTCGCGCGGTATCAAGGACCAGCTGCTGTCCAACGACCCCCGGTTGCGTGCCTACGAAGACGTGGGCCTAGATGGGCTGCGCGATGAGGAGGAGCGCGTTCAATTTCGGGACTTTCTGGAGGCCGTGCGTCGTCAGTTCGGCGAGGGCTCTCCGGAGTACGAGCGCGCCCGGCTTGATCCGTCCAACGACAACTACCGCTACTATCTCGATCCCGCTTTTCCGGCCGAGGCCGGTTGGCAGGAGCGCTTTCGACGCTACCACCCGGGACTGGAGGGCAACGCCCCTCTGAACCGGGCCGGGATCCTGGGCTCGACGAAGTTTCCGGACACCGAGGACCTCAACGGCAACAACGCTCTGGATACGCGCAACGCGTACTTTCAATACGAACTGGAGCTAGACCCTCAGCGTCTGGTCCCGGGCTCGGGCTACGTGGTCGACCGCCGGGAGGTGGAGATCGGAGGGGTGCGCCAGAGCTGGTATCTGGTGCGCATTCCGCTTGCGCAGTACAGGCGTCGTGTGGGGGACATTCGGGATTTCAAGGTCGTCGAGGCCCTTCGGCTTTGGCTTACGGGCTTTGAGCAGCCCGTCACCTTGCGCTTTGCCACCCTGGAGCTTGTCGGCAGCCAGTGGACGCGCCTCAACGTGGGCACGCAAAACCCGGATACGCGCTTTGAGGTGGCCACGATCAACATCGAGGAAAACGCTGCGCGCACGCCCATCCCCTACAAGAGCCCTCCGGGGGCCATTCGGCCCGTCGACCGGACGACGCTGGAGCAGATTCAGCGCAACGAACAGGCCCTGGTGCTGCGCGTGCAGAACCTGTATCGGGGCGATATGCGGGCAATCTTCAGGACCTTCGGCGGGCTCAACCTGCTGCGCTACTCCAACCTGCGCATGGACGTGCACGGAGAGGGCTATGAGCGACCGGAGGAGGCGGAGCTGTTCATCCGCATCGGATCCGATCTGCGGCGTGACTACTACGAATACCGCCAGCCCATCAAGCCCACCCCCGTGTTGCCCGGGGGGCCTGGTGCCTACACGCCGGAGCTGATTTGGCCGGCTGAAAACCAGGTGAACATCCAAATCGAACGGCTTAATGCGCTCAAGCAGCTGCGGGATCGGCTGGGCATACCGGAGGATTCGCTCTTTGGCGGCTCCGCCCTGTTGGACTACGAGGGCGCTCCCCCGGGGGCCAGCCTGTACATCCGGGGCCGGCCCAGCCTGAGTCAGGTCACCAAGCTCGCCATCGGGATCCTCAACCCCCGAGACGGGCGGCCCGTGCTGAACGCGGAGTTCTGGGTGAACGAGCTGCGCGTGAGCGGCTTTGACGCCCAGTCCGGTTGGGCGGCTTTGGGCAGCGCCAGCCTGCAGCTAGCCGACCTGGCGCAGGTGGACTTCAGCCTAGACCGCCGCACCGAGGGCTTTGGCTCGGTCGAGAGCCGGCTTGAAGAACGGGGCCGTGAGGATCGATTCAATTGGTCTTTGAGCTCGCGCTGGTCTCTGGAGCGGCTGCTGCCGGCCCGATATGGCTGGCAGATCCCGCTTTCGATCGCCTGGCAGCGGGCCCGTACGACGCCTACCTACGCGCCCGGAGCCGGCGCGGATGTGCGCTTGGCGACGATCCGCAGCCTCATCGAACGCGACACGGCGCTTACGCCCGCGCAGCGACGGGCCCGGATTGACTCCCTCTATGAAGCCGCCCGCACCCTGCGAGAGGCTCGATCGATCGCCCTGCCGGGGATCCGCAAAGCGGGCTCCGAACATCCCGCAGCGCGCCTCCTGCTTGATCCTCTGGGGCTGCAGTTCGCCTACGCCGAGGAGCTGGCCTCTAGCCCCTCGGTGCTCTTCGACCGCCGCTGGCAGTGGTCCGGTGGCGCCCAATACCAGCTCAGCTTCCCGCAAGCGGCCCCTGTGCGGCCGTTTGCGTTTCTGCGCCGCGTGCCCGTATTGGGCTGGTTGGCCCACCTGGAGTGGAACTACATGCCGAGCTCCCTGCTGCTGCAGGCGGGGTTGCAGCGCACCGTGATGCGCGCGCAGGATCGTCCGAGCGAGGCCGATCTGCGCCGACAGCCCGGATGGCCCTCCTCTGCCCTTAAGCCGATTCGCGAGACGCATCAGTTTCAGTACCGCCAGGGGATGGGGCTGCAGTACAACCCGTTGCCCTTCCTAGGCCTAAGCTATGCTTACAACGGACAGACCAGCCTGGCCGCCCTGGGGGTGGATACGCTCCTCCTTCGGCTTCGGGATACGCTCACGGTCCGGCGCCTGCGCGCGCTTTCGGAGCGCGCCATCTGGGAGCGACTCTGGGACCGGCACCCGGGGATCCGGCCGGAATCCTACAGCCAAAACTTGTCGGCCACCTTCAATCCGCGCCTGAACGCCTATCGGGCCCTGCGCTGGCTGGGGCTTTCGGCCGCCTATACGGCGGACTTCCTCTGGAACAACGGACCGACCGGCGACAGCACCGGAGCCCAGATCGCCAACCAGATGGACGTGCGCGTAAACGGCCAGCTGCGCATCGGCGAGCTGTGGAGCACAGCGCGCTGGTATCAGCAATTGCAGGCCTGGGACCGGGGCCCCAAACCGCCAGAGCCCATCTGGAAGCGCCTCTACAAGCGGCTCCTTGTGACGCTAACCAGCCTACGGCAATTGGATTTGACCTTTGTGCAGCGTCAACAGGCGCGCAACGCCGGCTTCCCTGGGCCGGCGGGGCTAGCCG
The Bacteroidota bacterium DNA segment above includes these coding regions:
- a CDS encoding sulfurtransferase TusA family protein gives rise to the protein MAYTIRQEVDARGMACPGPLMELVRMAKKAQPGDVIAVISSDPGSSKDIPAWAEKVGHRLLEVIELDGRARKFVIEVQGRRTS
- a CDS encoding NAD(P)/FAD-dependent oxidoreductase, coding for MSPCRILIVGGGVGGTLVANLLARRLKPEEAQVTLLSQDAEHHYQPGWLYVAVDDMEETDLRRPEKALLEQEVFFIHDAAERFDLERRRVWTRSGEVLPYDWLVIATGSQLDLERIPGLQEGAHHFYSLVGARNLQYALRAFRGGRVVIGIGGMPFKCPVAPLEFTFLLDVYLRRRGLRGQTELVYTFPIGRCFPIESVAELAQRHLDERGIRTELFFDIEGIDPERRVIFGMSGDLAYDLAVIIPPHRGAEAVLRSGIGDDEGWIPTDRYTLQLEGVEGVWVIGDATNIPISKAGSTAHYQARVVADRIVAQIRGQEPTARYDGHVQCFLELGDGKATLLDFDYEHPPEPPRPTRFYHLAKKLFNRAYWYLIPTGRV
- the ispG gene encoding flavodoxin-dependent (E)-4-hydroxy-3-methylbut-2-enyl-diphosphate synthase — its product is MPRRQTPTVWVGQVPIGGSHPVVIQSMTNTPTEDAQATAWQVAELYRAGSEVVRITVNTERAAEAVPEIRKRLDEMGVSVPLVGDFHFNGHLLLRRYPAMAQALDKYRINPGTVGKGAQQDANFRTMLEVAQEFGKPVRIGVNWGSLDEYLLTELMDANARRPEPRSAHEVLLEAIVESAVRSYEQALDYGLGEDRIILSAKVSSPADLWWVYRELARRTRAPLHLGLTEAGMGIKGVVASVAALVPLLLEGIGDTIRISLTPAPGEPRTREVEVAREILQALGLRQLAPSVSACPGCGRTSSTFFQELAQRVSEHLAARMPEWRTRYPGVERLKVAVMGCVVNGPGESKHADIGISLPGTGESPRAPVYIEGRHYATLKGDRIAEEFIALLERYVAARFGNDSAGPLAQPADS
- a CDS encoding LptF/LptG family permease, encoding MTHLERMLLRAHLGPFLFAFSLLLFLLVLQFLARYLPELVGKDLGLGTILELLAYNLAYMVVLAVPMAVLVATLVAYGDLAEFNELSAARAAGIPLLRLMRPALIAGLMLAAFLAFFASEILPRANARARALWIDIRQTKPAFALRPGTFYTGLEGYSLYVNRMGADGRLYGLLIYDYSQGFNRLTIITAQEGRLGMRPDGRTLRLELERGAIDRQVGLPSGTDHQYERIRFARLVLHFDLSEYRFVRSDARSQRGTDRTMRLRELRAAIDTLRKEIAHDQDRLRAESRLFRRDSLLRAWDELTSPPAPGDSLLYRRLLARLHAGSPGTPAPLRALAEAPADSALIWTQRAAARARMLRNQADNAASLRAWRQNRIAQYAVEVHKKLAVATACVLFVLLGAPLGATVRKGGIGTAATISTLCFLLYWVLLIQGEKMADRGQIAPWLGMWGGNILFGALGLWLTYRATFEVVHVDVGHWWPFRRLRAWRQTQPA
- the sprA gene encoding cell surface protein SprA encodes the protein MGRLLGLVLIAGCSLWALGAPRIPLRAHSTSGEADTLSPVRSFGADTGRAQEPLLRYRMRPYWVSPLFPVRVEPLAALPAPRSVWRHELSPDSLYSRFTARETVSGLTVRVPLTVDYLTYWRERRRYEIAQTWRELLRTQTQERASQRGLLDLRIAVPGGRSAAFSTLFGAPTVSLRVNGQADVDLGLSIQSNRDPNLPPQQQYRIDPLFGQNIRLGISGGIGDKLTVSTDWDTQRILDFENRLKLQYTGYEDEIIRRIEAGNVSLQTPSQLIGGGQALFGIRSDFQLGPMRLSSVFSQQEGERTRIVLDGGAETNTFELKATDYEDDTHFLLGFYFRQRWGVGPGQAFSRPPSIVAEVQITDLEVWILRQTQQRLQENERDAVALLELGEAGSDRPPNPAADRFSDVDLDRLRTADNVTDILERQLGLNPRTYVQGTFLRLDPGRDYTFDPNLGYLTLRTSLSGFQALAVAYRYVDAAGRAVEVGDFARGGGSSGTQTNRLVLKLIRPTNPVPSDPSWDLVLRNIYRLPSRNFRREELQLDIVYRKPGTPEQRTLPGVAIRGRDGRSVSLLQLTALDRLNDNLAPQPDDRFDFLPGYTIDEREGRLLFPVLEPFGEAIRNAIRSTAADRELENTLVFDALYRETKVEARRDPRDLYVIKGESRGSVRQQYNLGAGLGGVVEGSIRVLSGGVVVPPSAYTVDYITGTITFTDPTYLQPGRQIIVEFEQQRAFQLQRKTLLGLRADYEPAEQFRLGGTLIRLGEQPIADKNRIGEEPVRNLIWGLDGSYTAEPSWLTRLVDALPLVQTRAPSRIQLRGEFAQLIPGFASTPLVRQTQDRLRRQGYAVPRDERQGISYIDDFEGVRSAVSFLNPGMWRLASVPDSIGRVRGSTALDDSLKSNWRAWLSWYAIPLQLYGQDKAALGPETWPLQQRQLFPERQVQRGQDYLQPLDLWYLPQERGPYNYTRDLLAFKANPRSAWAGIMTRIPDGYNNFEINNIEFLEFWFAPVLRPGDKGRLYIEIGYISEDVIPNGQLNTEDGLDSTASSFVRDRWGKISRGIKDQLLSNDPRLRAYEDVGLDGLRDEEERVQFRDFLEAVRRQFGEGSPEYERARLDPSNDNYRYYLDPAFPAEAGWQERFRRYHPGLEGNAPLNRAGILGSTKFPDTEDLNGNNALDTRNAYFQYELELDPQRLVPGSGYVVDRREVEIGGVRQSWYLVRIPLAQYRRRVGDIRDFKVVEALRLWLTGFEQPVTLRFATLELVGSQWTRLNVGTQNPDTRFEVATINIEENAARTPIPYKSPPGAIRPVDRTTLEQIQRNEQALVLRVQNLYRGDMRAIFRTFGGLNLLRYSNLRMDVHGEGYERPEEAELFIRIGSDLRRDYYEYRQPIKPTPVLPGGPGAYTPELIWPAENQVNIQIERLNALKQLRDRLGIPEDSLFGGSALLDYEGAPPGASLYIRGRPSLSQVTKLAIGILNPRDGRPVLNAEFWVNELRVSGFDAQSGWAALGSASLQLADLAQVDFSLDRRTEGFGSVESRLEERGREDRFNWSLSSRWSLERLLPARYGWQIPLSIAWQRARTTPTYAPGAGADVRLATIRSLIERDTALTPAQRRARIDSLYEAARTLREARSIALPGIRKAGSEHPAARLLLDPLGLQFAYAEELASSPSVLFDRRWQWSGGAQYQLSFPQAAPVRPFAFLRRVPVLGWLAHLEWNYMPSSLLLQAGLQRTVMRAQDRPSEADLRRQPGWPSSALKPIRETHQFQYRQGMGLQYNPLPFLGLSYAYNGQTSLAALGVDTLLLRLRDTLTVRRLRALSERAIWERLWDRHPGIRPESYSQNLSATFNPRLNAYRALRWLGLSAAYTADFLWNNGPTGDSTGAQIANQMDVRVNGQLRIGELWSTARWYQQLQAWDRGPKPPEPIWKRLYKRLLVTLTSLRQLDLTFVQRQQARNAGFPGPAGLADLFQDQPQRRSPSLAYRLGWTRAPDPEQRVRVAGVRFLDSWQQTRQLGARTSLSPSNNLRIDLNWDAQWQQNLQNAVSFDPGRRAFQEALTQEGQLTLTTWGVVGSYAKLFQAQWRRLQEDGVQAGEVTDRNGDGLVVGSAPSLLRDFQRVFGGPIGSWLDSRGLPVLPWPNWQVIWVGLEQLGPLRRLASSIVLRHGYTGQYQGGWRRNINAGEGLSYRIGGIRVRDVVPLYEARDLAIAQRFAPLLGLSATWKGDVRTELTYNWARVISISFSNANVNIRRIAELSVRASYRRSRFRLPFPILGMRSLENELNVGLGLSYSQEVRDVYYLSQDLDEALAGALRPEGLRPRTSDGSARWVLEPTLSYAFSTRVTAEFRWRLEDVSPRGSSRVTPSTTQQIGFKIRVGITS